The genomic DNA ttcctttATGTTTTGTAAAAGAGTAAATATCATAATTTCTTAAGCAGTTTGCTTCTTTTAATGAGaggaaatgaaatgatttgtatTTTTAATAAAGTTATGAAATCTGCAAACCCTGTCAACTTAATTAGTTATTGAATCTCGAAACTTGATTAACAGTTTCTTTCATTTGAGAAACTCTTTTATAATTCTtctaatgatttgtgatgaatgtcggctttctcCCAATCTTGAGCCTTAAATCCTGAAAGCCTGAAACCTTTTTTTATAACCTTTGCTTAGCCAATCGCAGAAAACTGCCACCTAGATAATGTAGAATGCCTCAGATATTGATATTAGTATTGTGATATAGAActgtttatatagttacttgttgagcttctttgctcatatatttgttttaatctaaccatggcagttaagcaagaataTGGTCAGACTTAGGCGTACCGCTTGCAAGAGCGTTCCTGGCGGTATCTACCGTGttttccagatgccagagcaggtagctGTTGTGTGTGTGAGAGAGCAAGCGTGTTAGTTGGAATGGTTTTTCTAGTCGGTTCAGATACAATAGGTTATCTATCGTTTCCATGTCGGAATCAAATAAATTTGATCTTAATTacattttgggttgtaatatatttattctggttggtagttgtaatcttatctcATACTTAATCATGTTTATATCATGTTATTATTTAATCGGAGTTTATTATATCTGCTATTGTatattagtttaatggtgtgtgggtcctcattttttaaccccgagattgagggcgtcacaaaaaCCATATGGATATATTTTCACGAGTTATAGAGCTAGTTTTCTTTTAAATTAGAAaatatactctttattaataagcgcTGCCATATATTATTTAAACAAAAAGAATATCAGATTAACAAATTTTGGTGCTTaatagataataataatataattatttcaataattttGTTTTAACACGAATTAACTTATGTAAACTTTGTTTTATATTAGCTAGTGTTCATCCAAACCTCGATTTATTTTATATCGAAAAACATACTTTTTATTTATAAGTAAAATCATGTTTTATAAGACCATAAAAATACCAAGTTTTTCAAATTTTGTTACTCActagataattatataattatttttattattttatattattatatccAAACTATTAATAATTGACTTATATTCTATGTATAATTTATTTTCTAGTAGCTACTTAGTGTTTATTTAAGAATCGATTTACCCTTAAGTTGAATTTTTTTAAACAATAATAAAGTTATAGTGAATAGTTTTCTTGATATTTGTTTAATTTCAAACTGAAAATTATACGTTTAGCAATTGTATTTGTTAGTATTCATCCCATTGTCAATTTAATTTTAGCTTGCAAAATATTTTTTATCAATAATTATAAACAAtattgaaaaaaaatatttatcaagTCATATTAAattatagtaaattatctaaaataacaaATATATTTGGTTACCGCCCTTTTAACAAAAAAATCCTATTAATAATATAGTTAATCTGTTAGATTTTTATTACAAATGAAACCCCTATTTATAGTGAAATTTGATAACTACACATGACACGATTACTTTTAactaaataatttaataatatttatttattatatattatcattattttaaattccttacaagtattaattttttatgttatattaaaattttagttTCAATTCGTGTTTCGCACGGATTaggaaatttaattttttataaataatagtttGAAATTTTAATTTCGATCAAGTACTTCACCTAGgttatcaactgctatttaattTTAAGTGGGACTTGGTAAACTTCAGGACCTGACCCCTTATTTTAATTGTTAACATCCATCCCATGTATACATCAAAAAATCATGCTCCATGTAGTCCGAAACAATATTAAATGGATTTAGGATTCTCATGCGATGTCTATCCATTCAGTCAAAAGTTTGGGTCCTGAGCAGCTGATAATCGTGTAAGATTGTCAAGCTGATAATCTTATAGTCAAAGACTCGGTTACTTGATTGTGCATATCAAAAACATGGATTCATTAACATCCACCAAGTCACAAGTCAATGCAGAGTTTAGAAAAGTTTGAGATTTTGGACCACCAAGTCGGTGTAAACACTAGTACAGAATATTTCCGATTACATTCTCAGATCTCAATATGTACTGCAGTATATTGTTCATGACATCCCAAGATTTTAAGTCTGATTTTCCGCCCTTCCCATTAGAAAGGATCCAAATTTTCTTtccaaaaatttaaaaatttcTCGCCCGTGAAAGTGATAAAAAAAAGGTTTAGAGACTTGGTACCACCCAAAATCATTTCCAAAAAGTTATTGCCAAGGTGTACAACAAGGTCAAAAAATAAGGGATTTTGTTAAGAATTATGTAAAAAAAAACATGAAGAGAATAAGGATCCTAACTTAAAAAAACTTAGTCCTCATTTATTTCGTCGATTTTAAAGTTTCATgtaacttgaattttttttaaaactaagtTATTGTTATAAGTTATATAGTAATAAAAAAATTGTGTTTGGTTTATTATCACGTACCTAATGATTATGTAGTTAATTTTTGGTAAATATTAAATGATTTCGTATTTACTATCTATTTAACTTGTAGTGATCATGATTGAGCTTGATAACCAAATTCCTATATTTGGTAGGAACTACAAATATAATGGAACTTCAAGTTTTTTTGTccaatttaaaatatattaaaccAAACCGTGTAAGTTTTTATATAATCCATGAACTTTAAGTTACAACGAAACAAACATGAAATTTAAAATTCCTTTATccaatttaaaatatattaaaccTAAGATTTTTATAATCTAAGTAACTCCAAGTTACACAACTGAGTTACAACAAAATAAACTAGGCCTTAGGATACTTTTCTTAAGATCACCACGAATACATGTAAATAAGTAATcctaataatttattattaaatatttatttaccATATATTTTGCATGTCTTTGAATTAGGAAATTAAACAATTTGATaacaaatataatatatttaagtCAATCATTACCTTCGAAAATTTTCCTTAAAGAAAAATTTATCAGCAAATTACTTACTTTTCTAATTCCAAAACAGGCAAAATATATGataaataaatagttaataataaattattagaATTACTTATATACATGTATTTGATccttatttttatttaaaaatgagGAAATTGCACATAAAGAAATTTAAAAACGAATCAATATGATGAAGGTCATTATCTATTTGTATGAGTACATATTTATTGACAATTCCACATCGGAGCAAGACTTTAAGAAAGTAGGCAGGCACATTTTGAAAATGGTCCATTTAACTGTGAATATTGATTGAATATATTCCATTCGTAGAATCATTTATCATTATCAAGATTTGGTAAGCTGGTGCCAGCTTTCGATGAAATTAACACTCAGACTACTGTACTATTGTAAAGATGCTACTACTACTAAATTTGGTCAAAGAgtttgaaaaagaagaaagaaggttCTCAAGATTGGACCATGTTATAAGGCCACTCTCATTTCCAAAACATTTGTACGCACTAATATGCATATGCTAATCCCGAATTTTTTTCCAGAGAGAACGCAAGTATATTGAGATGATCCTTATTAGATCCGTCCTCGAAACTAAAAACATTAGTAGGGTGGATATAATGAACTGTATCAATACGTTAGTCACTTGAATTATTTGTATCGTGTTAAATACgaattattcaaaaaaattataaagtTAAACTCCATTATCGTACTCAAATTTTTTAGTTGAGTTCGAACTCGAGAATAACCCGATCATAATCGTAATAGTGGCTAACCGTGTTAAAACTGTGTCATCcgtacacacacatatacatgAGAACCCAAATCAGACTCTAACCAGTGGTTTGATACTAACCATTGGTTTGGTGAAATGCATTAAATGGTGAGCTCAGAAACGGTGTACAGTGAACAATCATAAGCTTTGTTAGAGACCCACATTTTCAGTTGTCGCATTCTTATCTTTAATTGAGTTTGATAGAGATAGCTGAGATTATATGTAAGTCTTGCAGGTCCCAAATTCTACTATACTTTTGTATCAACAAACTTTTGTAAGTAGTAAAGTTTCCGGTGATAGCAGAACTCAACTACCtttttttgaatttgaaaaaggtGAGCACAAAAACTGTTTCAACTAGTGTTTATTTCTCTGTTATCATTGCCTTTCCTGATAACATTTACTTCCCTAGATTCTTGACTGTTAGTGCAGTACTAGTACTGTAGTTTGCATGTTCTTGTGATAGAAAATGTAACTGATTTACATGAATGTGCTTTAGTTTTTAGGGTCCGGGTCCCTGACAAACACATGTTTAATAAGCGTGGTATGGTTGAACAGTAGTTTTTGTACGTGCAGATAGGGGATCCACTTTAAAGTCCTTATTTTCGTGCCTGAGTTTGTGTCTGGATTTGGGTATGTATTCAAATTGTGTGTCATCATGATACCTGCTGTGTtttgtttggtaaaattttgaaattcttaAGTTTGTTGATTGGAAAACTTGAGAGGGCGTGAAATAAAATATTGGTGGAGGAGTTGTTTAATCTGTTTCTTTATATGACACAAGTTTGTCTTGTAACTAATTTCTCTACGAGGTAGTGTCAGAATAAAAGAGAGAGATTCAAACTTGGAGAAGTGAAAAAACTCAATCTTTAGCTATAAGGTATTATTCTAAGATTCGATGCCTTATGTTAACCTTTTACACCACACCTTGTACTTATTCTCATCACCTCTTTGCTCATAACATGTAAATATTCCAAGTGTCCTCTTCACTTCTCTTTTGCTCCATTTTCTCCGCTACTTATAACTTGTAAATTATTCTCTGTTAATCCATTTTTTTTTTGTGGTGGTTTTTGCTTCGAAAGTGAAGATGGGAAGAGCTACTAGATGGTTGAGAGGCTTGTTGGGGAAGAAGGAGATGGAAAATGTGGATGATTCCAATTTGAGTGAcaagaaagaaaagaagaggAGGCAGCGTTCTGTGAGGGCTGCTAAAGATTGCGGTGTTGCGGATCAAAGTCGAGTAAAGAATAATGCAAGTGATTCGAATAGGTTGAGATCTTATGCATTTGAGACGGAGAAAGAGCAGACTAGACATGCAATTGCTGTTGCTGCAGCCACAGCAGCTGCGGCTGATGCTGCTGTAGCTGCAGCTCAGGCGGCAATGACTGTTGTAAGACTTACTAGCCAAGGGAGAGGAGCTCTATCTGCTAGTAGCAGGGACAAGTGTGCTGCAATCAAGATTCAGTCTGTGTTTCGAGGTTATCTGGTAATTGAGCTTCATCTCTTTGGTCGATTGTTTCAATACCATCATCTTGATTTAAAACATCTGATGGTTTTAGACAGTAACTAATGTATGATCAATGATCATCCTAGTGTAAAATTATAATTAAACTTTAGAAAAATTTATGAGCTCACTTCAATATCGAAATGTCCAGCATTACTAGTTTAGTCATGCCATTATTTGTTACGACAACGAGTACTCAGATTGTTTATATGATCATATTTTAGTTAGAAATCTCTGAAATTTGGAAGTTCATCCAAAAAAagttttgaatttttaaaatGGATCCTCTTTATGTTAGTCTTGGAGGAATCACCTGTTATAGTAGTTAATCGTTCTCTAGTTTTGTTTGTTCCAGTACATTTTCTACCTGTTTAGTTAATTTTGTGTTTTTTTAACTTGCGGCTATCTAATTTTAATGAACTGCCAGTCACGGAAAGCTCTCCGGGCTCTTAAAGGTCTGGTAAAACTACAAGCTCTTGTTCGAGGTTACCTTGTTAGAAAGCGAGCTGCTGCCACTCTTTATAGTATGCAAGCTCTGGTCAGAGCTCAGGCCTCTATGAGATCTCAGAGGGCTCGTCGTTCTTTCATCCAAGATCAGCATTGTCAACCAGTAACTCGACATAGAAAGTCTACCGTAAGCATCAATTAGTATTTAGCCAGTTTTTACTTTTtttttcaaacttgttgtgcTAATATGTCAATGATTATTATGTTTCTTAGGAGAAATTTGAGGAGAGAAATGAATTTCATAGCAAGAGGTCTTTGGCTTCTTTTGAGACAAAGTATACTGCTTTTGAAGAGAGCCCCAAAAATGTTGAAATCGACACATTCAAGACAAGATCAAGATCCCGCAGGATTGTCACATCTTCATCAGATTCCGGGGAAGACACATATTTCGCAAGTAGCACTTCGCCTGTTCCAAATGCAATTCCTGCTCGTATCTGCATCCCTGATCATCAACATTCTGAAGAATTTGATTGGAATTTCATGGGTGATAAATATAAACTGTCAACTGCTCATAGCACTCCGCGATTTGCTAACTCTGGCTACTTAAACATACCGGCAACACCACCCAAAAGCCTATACGCAGATAGCTTCTTTAGGCCATACTCAAACCACCCTGGTTACATGGCAAACACGCAGTCTTTCAGAGCGAAATTGAGGTCTCACAGTGCTCCTAAGCAAAGGCCGGAACAGGGTCAAAAAAGGATGTCACTCAGTGAAATAATGGCATCAAGATCCAGCTTCAGCGGTGTTAAAATGCAGCGATAGCCAACTTATTGGTTGGATATATACTAGTAGATTTATTTAATAGAGAAGTTGCATTCTCATGAACTTCTTGATTGCTTGGTTCTCCAACTAGTAATAGTGTTGAAAGCAACAGAATATAAGCTTAATGCTTGGTGTAGTTGTACATTATTTGTCAAATTTGTCAAATGTTTGTTTGAAACAGCCCTTCTCAAGAGACGAAAACAAAGTATTCTAGACTTATTTTCATATTTGACACTTTGTTGCATGAAAAAAATTACGACCTCAGTTCTCTTTTTAGGGATATTAAGAAATTGTTAGTTCCATAAATGTTTATATGAATACCCCTCGTTAATACCTTAAAATTAAGAATCCTCGTAAAATATATCTCTTCTATTTTTAATAGCACAGACTGAACTACCCCTATTTTTAATATATGTTTTGTGGAATTGAACTCGAGTTGCTTCATTCTTCTATactaccactacaccatattttcacatgtgctttttatcaaacacataatatgtaagtgtgctaaagtaatattttatttaatttaaagaTAGCTATTTGAGTTCCGCAAAAAAAATGATAGTTACttaaatatttgtacaattaattttaaagaactgaattccagatataaagttaggcatagtacataaatgaattattatcttatttattattattttttagtttgaaaatatatctcatatatttttaacatattttttattataaaaagtaattaaaatgtacatatataatttttaaagaaaatattgaaaatataatcgcctatatataaataatctagattgatattaaatatttagataatttcgaattataatgagtcaatgaattttagtttattttgaatttgaaatcagaatttggctcattgttcaaaaaatactcgaaatttgactacgTGACTAGCCGAAAAACATTGTCACATTCTACGTTGAGTAAATTAAAATTACTTGTTCGACAAGAATATCTTAacaataatgtgaatttttttgatatcttatattaatataaattaatgtttTTGAGGTATTTATGGGAttaagtcaattgattatttgtattaaaattactaacttcactggtagcgcaatagtgttttgggacttgtcccgattttaaaaatatttgaaatttgatatgagatctcacgagatttgttaaaactacgatgatatattaaatagatttatttttcatttttcaatttaaaaaaactagcattttaaaaagaattcttttagataaccaatatttattgatcaagataatattttacaaatattttgaattattttaatattttgaattaattaaataaaagttatatatatactatattgtATATTTCATTCAatacattttatattatttaaaaaaaatattgtttaataatttgaaggaaattaaccagttcaactaatatttataaaactttatcaaattgaaaaatatttaattttaggagaataatatacaatattatcaaattattatatgaagaaatattagagttgtaatgaaagaaacttaaaaatagtttaaataacaatataattaaaaaatttccttcaaattcttgaaaaaaatcatgaacatcaataataagtcttacaatatataatttatttttatgttacatgattgatactcggtcgcgtaaaaaacagatatggattgtttgtgagtgataatgtgaataccatatataaattattgcaatttatttattacataattttaattttgaataattataattACATGTTATTTAAGCAATCAATTGCCTCACTAGATATTAATattgattatacatgtacataaatcagatatttagcatataaataattgaaatcatCGTAATTtcctaagaaatgtaacatacaataattcGCATGCTAACATagacacatataacttaatcttattttgttaagaGTGGTGTAAAAAAATTAACTTTTTTTCAAACATACAtacgttaaatttcaaaaactaacatttttcatttaaatcaacttttatattagcagtagtgtaaattttatattattttatattatgattgcaagtaatTCTGAATTTAGTTAATCATTTTTTATCTTTctaaattgagtaagttaattgtaagttagtagagAACTCATTAATAATATAGACCAgttatatagtttatttaaataaaactcaaaatttttggtcaactctatattcaacatatatgttagtttttaactttttctttgtaaacatactaacgacattctacatattaatattaagtttatttgtttcatttcaaacgtacactaactaccctgtttatattcattcattaaatacaattatacaacacaaacacgaatatatatatatatatatatatttttcttaatgAGCTATATTGGAAACGTTGTGTCATTTAgtaatgtcttgtatgaaaatGATATACAGATAAATACGTTAGACATaatacaacatttacaaataagaatataactaaaaacattataattgcatgcataaaaaaactctagaaaataacatgtgcctcgcacgggttattatgctagtttatattataataatcggAATAGGATATAATTTGATTCAACGGTTATTCCCTATttttggttattaaaaaaataaataaataatattatatatccattaaactactaaattattaaactattatacACATAGTCtatttatcctactaaactacaaccacaacttatcaaattattaaaaaaatagtgttatatatccgctaaactactaaattattaaattacTAGATATCATATATTTATCCTACTAAATTATGACCACAtgttattcaattatttttattataaatttataattattatatatttatataaatattttaaaattataatatgatgggataaataattttttttaaatattaacggaaacccgtgcatcgcacgggatcTAAGCTAGTAAGAATCAAATCTTGAAAATAGGAATTATAggtatattttaaaaaaaattaggtttgaaatttgttttgaaagttgaaatgaaaatgaaaataaatataaaatatttttaatggAGATATAAAAGGTGAAGGAGAGTATTACATAACGTATATAAAAATTGAGTAATTAATTTGAGACAGAAAAAATTATTGATCAAGCAAAAAAAAATGAATAAACACAATTTTTGAAggataataaaaattaaatatatgtaCAATTACTTGGGAGCAATGATTAAGGGTATTGCTATGATTCATCACCCTTAGATTCCATAGAAATTTGGAGTCATCAGGAGTCATTCAGCACCCTGTCATTTCTCATGTCTTTACTAGAAAGGCTATCACAAGGGTACATTGGGTACTAAAAGTAGGTTGGACTGGATTATTTTTTGACTTAATTGCACTATGATGGCCTGAGTTATAATTTTTTAACACAAAAATGGCTAAAATATAAAGTTAAGCGCCCACATGACACAACTTAAAATTTTTTTAACCATCGAT from Apium graveolens cultivar Ventura chromosome 5, ASM990537v1, whole genome shotgun sequence includes the following:
- the LOC141723907 gene encoding protein IQ-domain 26-like translates to MGRATRWLRGLLGKKEMENVDDSNLSDKKEKKRRQRSVRAAKDCGVADQSRVKNNASDSNRLRSYAFETEKEQTRHAIAVAAATAAAADAAVAAAQAAMTVVRLTSQGRGALSASSRDKCAAIKIQSVFRGYLSRKALRALKGLVKLQALVRGYLVRKRAAATLYSMQALVRAQASMRSQRARRSFIQDQHCQPVTRHRKSTEKFEERNEFHSKRSLASFETKYTAFEESPKNVEIDTFKTRSRSRRIVTSSSDSGEDTYFASSTSPVPNAIPARICIPDHQHSEEFDWNFMGDKYKLSTAHSTPRFANSGYLNIPATPPKSLYADSFFRPYSNHPGYMANTQSFRAKLRSHSAPKQRPEQGQKRMSLSEIMASRSSFSGVKMQR